In Roseimicrobium gellanilyticum, the following are encoded in one genomic region:
- a CDS encoding ABC transporter ATP-binding protein, whose protein sequence is MNPTAASQSLIHIRDLRISFRRHGAEPFEAVKGIDLDLQPGESMAIVGESGSGKSVTALSFARLLPEPPAKIEAAEFSVAGRDVLKLGGKELRKMRGKDVAYVFQEPSTSLNPVLTVRTQMAEALELHRPEVKNRDEEIVKWLYQVGIVEPEKRLRAYPHELSGGMQQRVMIAMALCCQPKLLIADEPTTALDVTIQKQIIDLLVSLKASLGMSIILITHNFAIIRGIADKVAVMFRGQIVESGPTEEVLGNPQHRYTQALLDCVPRLGVKQSRLRAIDYTALDKIVGVDLTKAS, encoded by the coding sequence ATGAACCCGACCGCTGCATCCCAGTCCCTGATTCACATCCGCGATCTGAGGATCTCCTTCCGCCGTCATGGCGCGGAGCCATTTGAAGCAGTGAAGGGCATCGACCTCGATCTCCAGCCCGGTGAGAGCATGGCCATAGTGGGCGAGAGCGGCAGCGGTAAGAGCGTGACCGCGCTTTCCTTTGCGCGATTGCTGCCGGAACCTCCTGCGAAGATTGAGGCGGCGGAGTTCTCGGTCGCGGGCCGTGATGTCTTGAAACTCGGCGGCAAGGAGCTGCGCAAGATGCGCGGCAAGGATGTGGCCTATGTCTTCCAGGAGCCCAGCACCTCGCTCAATCCCGTGCTCACCGTGCGTACGCAGATGGCGGAAGCTCTGGAGTTGCATCGTCCTGAGGTGAAGAACCGCGACGAGGAAATCGTGAAGTGGCTTTATCAAGTGGGCATCGTGGAACCGGAGAAGCGCCTGCGGGCCTATCCGCACGAACTCAGCGGTGGCATGCAGCAGCGTGTGATGATTGCCATGGCGCTTTGCTGCCAGCCCAAGCTTCTCATCGCCGACGAGCCCACGACCGCGCTCGACGTCACCATTCAGAAACAGATCATCGACCTGCTGGTGAGCCTCAAGGCCAGCTTGGGCATGAGCATCATCCTCATCACGCACAACTTCGCCATCATCCGCGGCATCGCGGACAAGGTCGCCGTGATGTTCCGCGGCCAGATCGTGGAGAGTGGTCCTACGGAGGAGGTGCTGGGGAATCCGCAGCATCGCTATACCCAGGCACTGCTGGACTGTGTTCCAAGACTCGGCGTGAAACAAAGCCGCCTCCGCGCTATTGACTACACGGCGCTGGACAAGATCGTGGGCGTGGATCTGACCAAAGCGTCGTAG
- a CDS encoding DUF1501 domain-containing protein has protein sequence MHPISALEQFTRRDFLTTTANGIGMMALGSILTQEGLMTPASAAAMPMDPLAPRKPHFPAKAKNCICIFMEGAPSQMDLFDPKPKLNELNGQALPESMTKNVRFAFIKKETARIMGSPRTFTKHGQCGMDFSDLLPHLATCADDLLMVRSMHTDQFNHHPGQLLLHTGRATFGLPTMGSWLNYGLGSESRNLPGYVVLSAGRGTSGGASLWQSGFLPSSYAGVLFRNQGEPVLNLKNPEGLPTALQRRGLDTLAELNQQRFDQMRDPEISSRISAYELAFRMQSAAPELIDLSTESDKTLEMYGVNREDLKVKADRAGGPGQYKSYATNCLLARRLVERGVRFVSIMHASWDHHSNLNNELAFNAGMADQPIAALIKDLKDRGMLEDTMVIWCSEFGRTPLGENRGGNPNVTGRDHHPFAFTILMAGGGIKGGQVYGETDEIGWGITKDPVHMNDFHATMLHLFGLDHLKLTHRFQGRDFRLTDVGGKVIPAWIA, from the coding sequence ATGCACCCCATCTCCGCACTTGAGCAGTTCACGCGTCGTGACTTTCTCACGACCACGGCGAATGGCATTGGCATGATGGCGCTGGGTTCCATCCTGACGCAGGAAGGACTCATGACACCAGCCTCGGCAGCGGCGATGCCGATGGATCCGCTGGCACCGCGGAAGCCGCACTTCCCGGCCAAGGCGAAGAACTGCATCTGCATCTTCATGGAGGGCGCGCCCTCGCAGATGGACCTCTTCGATCCGAAGCCGAAGCTCAATGAACTGAACGGCCAGGCCCTGCCGGAGAGCATGACGAAGAATGTGCGCTTCGCCTTCATCAAGAAGGAAACCGCGCGCATCATGGGCAGCCCGCGCACTTTTACGAAGCACGGACAGTGCGGCATGGACTTCAGCGATCTGCTGCCGCATCTCGCCACCTGCGCGGACGACCTGCTGATGGTGCGGTCCATGCACACGGACCAGTTCAACCACCATCCGGGACAGCTTCTCTTGCATACGGGCCGCGCCACCTTCGGACTGCCGACGATGGGTTCGTGGCTGAACTATGGGCTTGGCAGCGAATCGCGAAACCTTCCGGGCTACGTGGTTCTCAGCGCGGGTCGCGGCACGAGCGGCGGCGCGTCTTTGTGGCAGAGTGGATTCCTGCCCAGCTCGTATGCGGGCGTGCTTTTCCGAAATCAGGGTGAGCCAGTGCTGAATCTGAAAAACCCCGAGGGCCTGCCCACCGCGCTGCAACGTCGTGGACTGGACACGCTCGCTGAGCTCAACCAGCAGCGCTTCGACCAGATGCGCGACCCGGAAATCTCCAGCCGCATCAGTGCCTATGAGCTCGCGTTCCGCATGCAAAGCGCGGCTCCGGAGTTGATCGATCTCAGCACGGAGTCCGACAAGACGCTGGAGATGTATGGTGTGAATCGCGAAGACCTGAAGGTCAAAGCGGATCGCGCCGGCGGTCCGGGGCAATACAAGTCCTATGCGACCAACTGCCTCCTCGCCCGCCGTCTCGTGGAGCGCGGCGTGCGCTTCGTGAGCATCATGCACGCGAGTTGGGATCACCACAGCAACCTGAACAACGAACTCGCCTTCAACGCGGGCATGGCAGATCAACCCATTGCCGCGCTCATCAAGGATCTGAAGGATCGCGGCATGCTGGAGGACACCATGGTCATCTGGTGCAGTGAATTCGGCCGCACGCCATTGGGTGAGAACCGTGGTGGCAATCCGAATGTCACGGGACGTGACCACCATCCCTTTGCATTCACCATCCTCATGGCCGGTGGCGGCATCAAGGGTGGCCAGGTGTACGGTGAGACGGATGAAATTGGCTGGGGCATCACCAAGGACCCGGTGCACATGAATGACTTCCATGCGACCATGCTGCATCTCTTCGGCCTGGACCACTTGAAGCTCACACACCGGTTCCAGGGTCGGGACTTCCGCCTCACGGATGTGGGTGGAAAGGTTATTCCTGCGTGGATCGCGTAG
- a CDS encoding PSD1 and planctomycete cytochrome C domain-containing protein gives MSRLLSLRLAALSSGMTWVAAANAAAPVPDFDKDVRPILAESCLECHSLDKAKGGLSLVSLQDAVKVLKSGVPALVPGKPEESELIKRVASTHEDEIMPPKEKKHLTAKQIETLRQWIASGAEWPAHWAYRPVAGSEKSEVKSQKGGESPIDGFVWEKLAEVKIAPSPEADRTTLIRRVWYDLLGLPPTPEEVDAFVKDSAPNAYEKMVDAALASQHFGERWGRHWLDMARYADSDGYEKDRPRPDAWRYRDWVIRAVNEDMPFDEFTIEQLAGDLLPDATQEQMVATAFHRQTLTNTEGGTDQEQFRVEATFDRTETTGTVWMGLSVGCARCHTHKYDQITQKEYFQIYAFYNNGDEVSRQVPTSPTEWAAYVQKNGGEVKKLVPLQKDLDEAKAALPVKLPEWEKDVQARLTKAREAKPTQNFTPLEVAKISSKSGSTFKTLPDGSQLASGKQAKVDAYTIELAPSAKPITALQIEVLPDESLPKNGPGRATGGNFVLSEVKATTGQLPVLLHSAKADVEQKGFKAVDAIDDKPDTGWAISGFVGKRHVLTLQLATPLPAGSPLRLQFDQNYGKSEHNLGRFRILAAAEETEASIAPPEVVKILNEEPKRRNPVVIKALYEWMAKLDVDVMVASTALDTAQSKLPKAPLMDVRVIAQRNRDVRTTKVLHRGDFLSPAEEVKPAALAVLPPIKTRSAEADRLDFARWLVSRENPLTARVTVNHVWARLFGEGIVRTVNDFGVRGEQPTHPAMLDWLAATFMDEDGWSRKKFIKRIMMSATYKQSSAHRTDLLEVDPQNKLLARQNRMRVEGEVVRDLYLASSGLLSRKVGGPSVYPPMPPDIAALSYANNFKWATSTGEDRNRRGMYTFFKRTAPHPDLMTFDCPDANTTNVKRTVSNTPLQALTTLNAESYAEAAKALGKRVLEDKTLANDDERLTRSFRLCVSRAPTEKEIKSLRALLYDSRTWYAGHADEAKALTKGYESKGIATDELAAWTATARIVLNLDEFVTRE, from the coding sequence ATGTCCCGTCTCCTTTCCCTCCGTCTGGCCGCCCTGTCCTCAGGGATGACCTGGGTCGCTGCCGCCAATGCTGCCGCGCCTGTACCGGACTTTGACAAAGATGTGCGTCCCATCCTCGCGGAGAGCTGCCTGGAGTGCCACAGTCTGGACAAGGCGAAGGGGGGACTGTCGCTGGTGTCGCTGCAGGATGCCGTGAAGGTCTTGAAGAGCGGCGTGCCTGCGTTGGTCCCCGGCAAGCCAGAAGAAAGCGAACTCATCAAGCGCGTGGCCTCCACGCATGAGGATGAGATCATGCCGCCCAAAGAAAAGAAACACCTGACGGCGAAGCAGATTGAGACGCTGAGGCAGTGGATTGCGAGTGGCGCGGAGTGGCCGGCGCATTGGGCGTATCGGCCGGTGGCGGGAAGTGAAAAGTCAGAAGTGAAAAGTCAAAAGGGTGGGGAGAGCCCGATTGATGGTTTTGTGTGGGAGAAGCTGGCGGAAGTGAAGATTGCGCCATCGCCTGAGGCTGACAGGACCACGCTGATTCGGCGCGTGTGGTATGATCTACTGGGCCTGCCACCCACGCCCGAGGAGGTGGATGCGTTTGTGAAGGACTCGGCGCCGAATGCTTATGAGAAGATGGTGGATGCGGCGCTGGCATCACAGCATTTCGGTGAGCGGTGGGGCCGTCACTGGCTGGACATGGCGCGGTATGCGGACAGCGATGGCTATGAGAAAGACCGTCCGCGTCCCGATGCGTGGCGCTATCGTGATTGGGTGATTCGCGCGGTGAATGAGGACATGCCGTTTGATGAGTTCACCATTGAGCAACTCGCGGGTGATTTGCTGCCAGATGCAACACAGGAGCAGATGGTGGCCACCGCGTTCCATCGCCAGACGCTGACGAATACGGAAGGCGGCACGGACCAGGAGCAATTCCGCGTGGAGGCCACCTTCGATCGCACCGAGACCACCGGCACCGTATGGATGGGCCTCTCCGTGGGCTGCGCTCGATGCCACACGCACAAGTACGATCAGATCACGCAGAAGGAGTATTTCCAGATCTACGCCTTCTACAACAATGGCGACGAAGTAAGCCGCCAGGTACCCACGTCACCTACGGAATGGGCCGCCTACGTGCAAAAGAATGGCGGCGAGGTGAAGAAGCTCGTGCCGCTGCAGAAGGATTTGGACGAGGCCAAGGCCGCGCTACCGGTGAAGCTTCCCGAATGGGAAAAGGATGTGCAGGCGCGGCTGACGAAAGCGCGCGAGGCCAAGCCCACGCAGAACTTCACCCCGCTCGAAGTCGCCAAGATCTCCAGCAAGTCCGGCAGTACCTTCAAGACGCTTCCGGATGGCTCACAACTCGCGAGTGGCAAGCAGGCGAAGGTAGATGCGTACACGATTGAACTCGCGCCTTCCGCAAAGCCCATCACCGCACTGCAAATTGAAGTGCTGCCCGATGAATCGCTTCCCAAGAATGGTCCGGGACGCGCCACAGGTGGCAACTTCGTACTCAGCGAAGTGAAAGCGACTACCGGACAACTTCCCGTGCTGCTGCACTCCGCGAAGGCGGACGTCGAACAGAAGGGGTTCAAGGCGGTGGATGCCATCGATGACAAACCGGACACGGGCTGGGCCATCTCCGGATTTGTGGGCAAGCGTCATGTGCTCACCCTGCAACTCGCCACGCCGCTTCCCGCTGGCAGCCCGCTCCGTCTGCAGTTCGACCAGAACTATGGCAAGAGTGAGCACAACCTCGGCCGCTTCCGCATTCTCGCAGCAGCGGAAGAGACCGAAGCCTCCATCGCTCCGCCGGAGGTGGTGAAGATTCTCAACGAAGAACCCAAGCGCCGCAATCCCGTCGTCATCAAGGCTCTCTATGAATGGATGGCAAAACTCGATGTGGATGTGATGGTGGCGTCCACCGCACTGGATACGGCGCAATCAAAGCTTCCCAAGGCTCCGCTCATGGACGTGCGTGTGATCGCGCAACGCAATCGCGACGTGCGCACCACGAAGGTCCTGCACCGCGGTGACTTCCTGAGCCCAGCGGAAGAAGTGAAGCCAGCCGCCCTGGCGGTACTGCCGCCCATCAAGACGCGCAGTGCAGAAGCCGACCGCCTCGACTTCGCGCGCTGGCTGGTGAGCAGGGAGAATCCGCTCACCGCACGCGTGACGGTGAATCACGTCTGGGCGCGCCTCTTTGGGGAAGGCATCGTGCGCACGGTGAATGACTTCGGAGTTCGTGGCGAGCAACCCACGCATCCCGCGATGCTGGACTGGCTTGCCGCCACCTTCATGGACGAGGATGGCTGGAGCCGGAAGAAATTCATCAAGCGCATCATGATGTCTGCCACCTACAAGCAAAGCAGCGCGCACCGCACGGACCTGCTTGAGGTCGATCCACAAAACAAACTCCTCGCCCGGCAGAATCGCATGCGGGTGGAAGGTGAAGTCGTGCGTGACCTCTATCTCGCCTCCTCCGGGTTGCTGAGCCGGAAGGTCGGCGGACCGAGTGTCTATCCGCCCATGCCGCCGGACATCGCAGCACTCAGCTACGCGAACAACTTCAAGTGGGCCACCAGCACCGGTGAAGATCGCAACCGGCGTGGCATGTACACCTTCTTCAAACGTACCGCGCCGCATCCGGACCTGATGACCTTCGATTGCCCCGACGCGAACACCACCAATGTGAAGCGAACGGTGAGCAACACGCCCCTGCAAGCGCTCACCACGCTCAACGCCGAATCTTACGCCGAAGCCGCCAAGGCCCTCGGAAAACGTGTACTCGAAGACAAGACTCTCGCCAACGACGACGAACGCCTCACCCGTTCCTTCCGCCTCTGCGTATCACGCGCACCGACGGAGAAGGAAATCAAGTCCCTGCGCGCACTGCTCTATGACTCCCGCACCTGGTACGCCGGTCACGCAGATGAAGCCAAAGCGCTCACCAAAGGCTATGAGAGCAAGGGCATCGCTACCGACGAGCTTGCCGCCTGGACTGCCACCGCGCGCATCGTGCTGAACCTGGATGAGTTTGTAACGAGGGAGTAG
- the rpmE gene encoding 50S ribosomal protein L31: MKKEAHPTTFETTITCTCGKVYNTLSTVKNLKIGICAACHPYFTGEQRFVDTAGRVDKFAQRYGSTSATRRTKPKVGAAAAPAEVTA, from the coding sequence ATGAAGAAGGAAGCTCATCCCACTACGTTTGAAACGACCATCACCTGCACTTGCGGGAAGGTCTACAACACCCTTTCCACGGTCAAGAACCTGAAGATTGGTATTTGCGCCGCCTGCCACCCCTATTTCACGGGTGAACAGCGCTTCGTCGACACCGCTGGTCGCGTGGACAAGTTCGCCCAGCGCTACGGTTCCACCAGCGCTACCCGCCGTACCAAGCCCAAGGTCGGAGCCGCTGCCGCTCCCGCCGAAGTCACGGCCTAG
- the prfA gene encoding peptide chain release factor 1 — protein sequence MDYSSIIDKKKARLAEIEALMGQLDFYDDNRKAGELLREHRGLETLTKSWDEYQRVLQQIADNTDLMKSGDAELAAMAEEELPGLQARILELEAAVQRFILPPDPLEGRDVIMEIRAGTGGDEAALFAGDLFRMYSRYAEERGWKTEPLEASPAGVGGYKEVVFKVSGDDVFSSLKYESGVHRVQRVPATEAQGRIHTSAATVAVLPEAEDVDVQLKPDEVRIEVCRASGNGGQGVNTTDSAVQVLHIPTGVIVRCQDGRSQLKNKEKALTILRSRLLEKKQQEEAAKYSAHRRALIGSGGREEKIRTYNYPQNRITDHRIEFTLYNLDQFVEGRLDEMVGKLQTAEVNDRLAEAGLE from the coding sequence ATGGACTACTCCTCCATCATCGATAAGAAAAAAGCACGACTCGCTGAGATTGAAGCTCTCATGGGCCAGTTGGACTTTTATGACGACAATCGCAAGGCGGGCGAACTCCTCCGTGAACACCGTGGCCTGGAGACGCTCACCAAGTCTTGGGACGAGTACCAGCGGGTGCTCCAGCAGATAGCGGACAACACCGACCTCATGAAGTCCGGCGATGCCGAGCTGGCCGCCATGGCCGAGGAGGAACTGCCCGGCCTGCAGGCCCGCATCCTAGAGCTGGAGGCGGCCGTGCAGCGTTTCATCCTGCCCCCGGACCCGCTGGAGGGTCGCGATGTCATCATGGAAATCCGCGCCGGTACCGGTGGGGACGAGGCGGCGCTTTTCGCGGGCGACCTCTTCCGCATGTACTCCCGCTACGCGGAAGAGCGCGGCTGGAAGACCGAGCCCCTCGAAGCCAGCCCCGCCGGTGTGGGCGGGTACAAGGAAGTCGTGTTCAAGGTCAGCGGGGACGATGTCTTCAGCTCGCTGAAGTACGAGAGCGGCGTCCACCGCGTGCAGCGCGTGCCCGCCACGGAGGCCCAGGGCCGCATCCACACCTCCGCCGCCACGGTCGCAGTGCTGCCTGAGGCTGAGGACGTTGATGTGCAGCTCAAACCGGACGAAGTCCGCATCGAAGTCTGTCGTGCGAGCGGCAACGGTGGCCAGGGCGTGAATACCACCGACTCCGCCGTGCAGGTCCTGCACATCCCCACGGGGGTGATTGTGCGCTGCCAGGACGGTCGCAGCCAGCTCAAGAACAAGGAAAAGGCCCTCACCATCTTGCGCTCCCGTCTCTTGGAGAAGAAGCAGCAGGAGGAGGCCGCGAAATACTCCGCCCATCGCCGCGCCCTCATTGGCAGCGGCGGTCGTGAGGAGAAGATCCGCACTTACAACTACCCGCAGAACCGCATCACGGACCATCGGATTGAGTTCACCTTGTACAATCTGGACCAGTTCGTGGAAGGCCGGCTCGATGAGATGGTAGGCAAGCTGCAGACTGCCGAGGTGAATGATCGCCTGGCGGAAGCTGGGCTGGAGTGA